The Pelodiscus sinensis isolate JC-2024 chromosome 5, ASM4963464v1, whole genome shotgun sequence genome includes a region encoding these proteins:
- the C1QTNF7 gene encoding complement C1q tumor necrosis factor-related protein 7 isoform X2, protein MFALLYVTSFAIYTSGQPLHNQLKGENHYTRYICSIPGLPGPVGPPGANGSPGPHGRIGLPGRDGRDGRKGERGEKGNAGLRGKTGPLGATGEKGDPGQSGKKGPTGLVGAKGEVGPVGPPGPKGDKGNRGEPGVPGICKCGRIVLKSAFSVGITTSYPEERLPIIFNKVLFNEGEHYNPSTGKFICAIPGIYYFSYDITLANKHLAIGLVHNGKYRIKTFDANTGNHDVASGSTVVYLQPEDEVWLEIFYHDQNGLFADPTWADSLFSGFLLYVDTDYLDALSDDDEL, encoded by the exons ATGTTTGCATTGCTTTACGTTACAAGTTTTGCCATCTATACAAGTGGACAACCGCTTCACAACCAGCTCAAAGGAGAAAATCACTACACAAGATATATTTGTAGCATTCCAGGCTTGCCGGGCCCTGTAGGTCCCCCCGGAGCTAATGGATCACCAGGGCCTCATGGGCGTATTGGTCTTCCAGGAAGAGATGGTAGAGATGGCAGGAAAGGAGAAAGGGGTGAAAAAGGGAATGCAG GTTTAAGAGGCAAGACTGGACCTTTAGGAGCTACTGGAGAGAAAGGAGACCCGGGACAATCTGGTAAAAAAGGACCTACAGGATTGGTTGGTGCCAAAGGTGAAGTGGGCCCAGTTGGACCACCTGGACCTAAGGGAGACAAAGGAAACCGAGGAGAACCAGGTGTACCAGGCATCTGTAAGTGTGGAAGGATAGTGCTGAAATCTGCCTTTTCTGTTGGCATCACCACAAGCTACCCAGAGGAAAGATTACCAATCATATTTAATAAAGTCCTTTTCAACGAGGGTGAGCATTACAATCCTTCCACAGGGAAGTTTATATGTGCCATTCCAGGAATCTATTACTTCTCTTATGATATCACCTTAGCAAATAAACATCTTGCAATTGGGCTGGTTCATAATGGGAAATACCGAATAAAGACATTTGACGCAAACACAGGAAACCATGATGTAGCTTCTGGATCTACAGTGGTCTATCTTCAGCCAGAAGATGAAGTGTGGCTTGAGATCTTCTACCATGACCAAAATGGTCTCTTTGCAGATCCTACTTGGGCTGACAGCTTGTTTTCTGGATTTCTCTTATATGTTGATACAGATTATCTCGATGCTTTATCTGATGATGATGAGCTGTGA
- the C1QTNF7 gene encoding complement C1q tumor necrosis factor-related protein 7 isoform X1 yields the protein MSALVSVFLLSSSVKQDNSSTALSQEPRMFALLYVTSFAIYTSGQPLHNQLKGENHYTRYICSIPGLPGPVGPPGANGSPGPHGRIGLPGRDGRDGRKGERGEKGNAGLRGKTGPLGATGEKGDPGQSGKKGPTGLVGAKGEVGPVGPPGPKGDKGNRGEPGVPGICKCGRIVLKSAFSVGITTSYPEERLPIIFNKVLFNEGEHYNPSTGKFICAIPGIYYFSYDITLANKHLAIGLVHNGKYRIKTFDANTGNHDVASGSTVVYLQPEDEVWLEIFYHDQNGLFADPTWADSLFSGFLLYVDTDYLDALSDDDEL from the exons AGCCAAGGATGTTTGCATTGCTTTACGTTACAAGTTTTGCCATCTATACAAGTGGACAACCGCTTCACAACCAGCTCAAAGGAGAAAATCACTACACAAGATATATTTGTAGCATTCCAGGCTTGCCGGGCCCTGTAGGTCCCCCCGGAGCTAATGGATCACCAGGGCCTCATGGGCGTATTGGTCTTCCAGGAAGAGATGGTAGAGATGGCAGGAAAGGAGAAAGGGGTGAAAAAGGGAATGCAG GTTTAAGAGGCAAGACTGGACCTTTAGGAGCTACTGGAGAGAAAGGAGACCCGGGACAATCTGGTAAAAAAGGACCTACAGGATTGGTTGGTGCCAAAGGTGAAGTGGGCCCAGTTGGACCACCTGGACCTAAGGGAGACAAAGGAAACCGAGGAGAACCAGGTGTACCAGGCATCTGTAAGTGTGGAAGGATAGTGCTGAAATCTGCCTTTTCTGTTGGCATCACCACAAGCTACCCAGAGGAAAGATTACCAATCATATTTAATAAAGTCCTTTTCAACGAGGGTGAGCATTACAATCCTTCCACAGGGAAGTTTATATGTGCCATTCCAGGAATCTATTACTTCTCTTATGATATCACCTTAGCAAATAAACATCTTGCAATTGGGCTGGTTCATAATGGGAAATACCGAATAAAGACATTTGACGCAAACACAGGAAACCATGATGTAGCTTCTGGATCTACAGTGGTCTATCTTCAGCCAGAAGATGAAGTGTGGCTTGAGATCTTCTACCATGACCAAAATGGTCTCTTTGCAGATCCTACTTGGGCTGACAGCTTGTTTTCTGGATTTCTCTTATATGTTGATACAGATTATCTCGATGCTTTATCTGATGATGATGAGCTGTGA